CCGCACCGCAGAAGGCCCACCACCGACAGTAGCCACGCCCGCGCTGACTGTGACGGAAATTTACAGggttttctttgcaaaacgTCGACGCACTCTATGTGGAAAACGTGCCCGCAGTTTGGCAATTCCCACACTTTGTCTCCCTCCGCGAACTCTGACAGGCACACGGCACCGTCACAGTCAGGCATACTACCGGCGGTCGCCGGAAGCGCGGAGAGTGCCGACACGTCCAAGCCGCGCTGGCTGCTGATTCTGCCGAAGGAGTTGATGGATCGCAAATGCCGGGGCCGCCTTTGTCGGAGCGGGGCACGAAGACGTATAGCGGAGGCAGGGACAAGGgccagcccccccccccccccccctaaatcTCTTCTAGCCTTTGTGATTACATTATATAAGCTTCAAATTTTTATGTTTCGGTCCGTAATAAATCATACTTTATATTCTGCTCCtccttatatttttttcttgccgAATGCGAAGACGACAGTGAGCGCGAAGAGGATGGGGACGATTGTGAGCTGGACGCGCCCGCTGAAGCTATGATGACGAGTACGGTTCCACAGCGCCCGCCTCGGGGTTATTATTCCCTGACATGTACACCTCTACTGCAAATCGAGACGGAAGAAGAGATTAAGAGAGAGAATCGTAACTGCTGGTTGATTTGTCACGATTCAAGTCTGCAGGGGGGTTATGTCTCGGAACTTAGCGTGCGCAAGACGGTGCTTAGTTAATTTGGTCAACCGTCAACACGACTTGTCAGTGTCAGGGAGCTGCGAGGAACAGTTCACCTGTTCAAAACGCCGACCTTGCAGAGCAAATGGTACGACTCTCTGGCCACTGATGAAATTTCTGAAAACCCCGTTCGGAGTTGGTACATGAAGGAAATAGCACAGGTCCCATCAGATCACACACGAAATTTCAACAGTACCGCAAATGTAGACCGGTTTAAGAATGATGCTTGGGTTCCATATTCCCCTGTGGTGGCAGAGATGGGATTTCCGGCTGCGGAGCAGAGGAGACGCCACGCCGGGAGGGGTTTTCGACTTTCCGTGGGTCGAATCGAACGATGAAAATCGGGCATGCTAAGCCCGATTGGATTGGCTAAGGCCCAAGATtcgagaggaagaaggccatCTCAGTTCGATCCAGATTTGATGGGCtggaccggcggcggcggcttatCACTTAACGTACTGTCCTGcgctaaaaaataaataaataatgaaCGTACTGTCCTTGCATGATTGCATCTGCTACTGCTAGTAACCGGAACAACCAACAGCTCAGCCTGTGGCTCCCTGTCCAGCCAAGAGTACAAACATAGACACGCAGACAGACACACAGTGCCTTGAAAGAGAGATCGATCTGCACAGTGATTGGCAAGATTGGCACAAGTAATGTATGTGTGGCAGGCAGAGATATATAGTGCATGTACCACACCAACATACCAAGAGTAAGCTTGGGTGCGCTCCATACTACAAACCGGATTggtttgtctcaaatttacagGAAAACTTTCAGTTCATGTTTCATATTTACTTCCGATCCATCCGTGTCTATATCGATGCTTGTTCCTGTCTCGCTTTTGTTGGCACGTCGTCATATAGTCTTGTCGCGGCCGGAGTTAAGGTGCTAGCTAGCCAGCGTCCCCTTGCTCCCCTGTGGCATCGCATGACAGCGAGGTCCCCGGCCAGCCGGCCAGCCAAAGCCATGGACGCATCGCACGCAGGACCGTAAAATACACCTTGCTGTCATCACAAAAGCCATCCAATTCCTAATAAGTTGTACCTGTTGGGAGGGAACCATGTTCTTGGGCCATAATTTGGCACAGCGCAGGATATATAGCTAGCAGATCGATGGACCAGATGCTATGCTAACATGCATGGATGCCCCCAAAAATGTCGAGGCCCCATGTGTAGCGTCCTTGTGGGAAGCTGGTGCCCTTCCTTTTCGCCACACTGACGGTtcagtttatttatttttgtctaCGTCGAATTTGCGACGTGCTGCCGAGATTCCGGCCATGTTTATTTTGGGGGACAAGGAGCACATTTGAGCAATGCAGATATATATAGTAGTATTCATTTAGGAGCTAACTACTCCTGTAGCTAGTATACTATGTTATGCACAcattatacttcctccatttcacaaaagttggcgtattttgtttcgttaagacaaagttgtgaccaatgaaaactctattgatatgtgttttttcttacatgaaatttatattaatgaattcgtctttaaaaattctttatcatataacttacatattaatagagtaattcttggtcaaaagcttgtcttaacgaaacgaaatacgccaacctttgtgaaatggagggagtattaaagaAAGACGAAACTTGTTTCATAGAAGTAATCGATTGAGTGGATAGCGTTATAAAGCGAAAGAATATAATCCCTCGCacatctttgtttttcttccccCGCAAAGGGGCAGATGGCGCTTGAGTGGATGCACCAACAAGAGAACTTGGCAAGCTGATGCCAAGATGCTCCTATTATATGTCCCTTTAATTAGGGTTCTTAACTGATATCAAGTGACGCCAGGTCTTTTCAGATCCATCTGGCCGGAACTGGGATGTTCTTCAAACCCTCTTTGCCGCATATATTCTTCTCCAGGACGGTGGTTTGTTTTTCAGATCATTGTCGCCGCGTCTTCTAACTCCGACCGGCAACTTCCCGGCTGCTACGTCAACGATGTTTTCCTGAGGCAGCATCGAGCTTCGCTCACGGCGCACCACCGGCGAGTGCAGGAGGAAGACAACGACGTTTACCCACAAGAACTTGCGTgtaatttcattttattttaaagaTGGTTCGTGACGCCTGGACTAGAATTACTTCGTGAACTATTTGTGATACACTGGAATGCAACGCGTACGATACGGTAataatatgtactccctccgtaccaaaataagtgatATGAATTTGTATACTGTATAAGAACATATACAACTcaaatcacttatttccggcGGACAGAAGGGAGTTGGACAGCAGGAGTACATATTCTGGCCCAATAATCAGGGCAGTGAAAAACTGAAATGGAGGAACAAGTTAAACCAGGCATGCATATCCGTAAAAACCAAAAGCACGTAAAAGAGGGGTGAGATCGAAAAGCGAATAGCATACGTTTTTTTGGCTGTGGCGGCAGGCATGTCACATGTGAGACGGCAGTGTAGTTTCCCAGCCTAGCTAGTCAGTACTCCGCAGTAGTACGTTGCTGGATGACTGGCGACTGCGACAGCAGTCCGTCCGTCCATATGGAGCCACTCCAGCAGGCAGTCCCCATGCAGCACGGTACGTGCATCGGTGCATGGACTCAGGGGCACGGTAAACGCCCAATGCCCTCTCGCTATCGTACTACGTCGGTACACCTAATCCAGGGATGGATCCATCGTCACAGCGCTTTCAGTCAGCTAGCGCTGTACGTCCATCTCTTGtccgtcgccggccgcggaCAGCTCAACCCCACCACGGCTAGCTGTTCCCATCgttggcgccgccggccggtcgGAACGTGCATGGCACATTGGCATAACACTAAACTCCTGTTGCGGGGGCGAGGCATGCAAGGGTGTGTGGCATCTGGATGACTCGATCGATCGTGTAAATTTACCATCGAGCGATCTCCAGCACGGAGAGGATCGAGACGAGACGAGCCGAAAGATGGGGGGGTCAGGGGCTTTGAAAGGCATGGGCGGCAATCAGCCGGGGGGCTCTGTGTCATGTCAGGCAGGAGGCAACCAACCAGCCAATAAATCGGGCGGGGACAGGGAGACGGACGTTTACAGTACGTGTACTCCATagggcggccggccggccggagcgCGCGCGGCGCAGTATGCAGGGGTCGGGGCCGCATTTACACTTCTCATGTTCCGGATCTGAGCTGAACTCAGCTCATGATGCACCGTCGCCATCGGCTCCGTCCAGAGCATGCTTTGCtagtttgctgctgctgctgctgcgagggCAACGTGCGTGACCTGACCCAGCCGCCGATCTCTCGTACATACGTGGTCGTGGCATGGCGATTCCCCCCTGCGGACATCATTGTGTCGGCTGGCAAGTTTACGCATACAGGAACTAAAATTCCTGTCTACAAGGGCCTTGTACCCAGTGGTAAGGGCGCATAGATAGTATAGCTGAGAAAGAGGTCACTTCACTGAACATGCAATTCTAACAACTAGTGGCGCAATATTTCTGTCACCAAATTATGTGATTTTAGTCAATTTTGCAGTAGCTTGCTCGATACAATGTATATCTATGCATGACGTGAACTGAATACATGAAAGCAACCACGTAATGCTCCAAGCAGGCAAGCAGATAAAGTACAAAAGCACAGGCTGAAAGTGAACTTTCCTCGGACATGATTTTACCATTACTAGATGCATTGTTATCTCAAACAAAGTCCTCTACACAACTAATGTACGTGTACCTAGACATCATCAAGAATTCTCTTGAAGCTCATTCCATTGTGATACCATTGTCTACCACGTAGAGATCCTAGTACATGCTGTGCCTATTGCTACATCTTACTGCCTTTCTTGTCTAAAGCCTGTAGAGCATGCTTGTGGCAAGTGCTATAACCACTCGCAGTATAGTGCTGTAGAACGTGTGCATACAGTGTACTGTACTTGTGTACTACCGTTGCTTGTCCCGTCTTCCCTGCCAAGCACTCATTTATGGGGAAGCGAAGGTGGCTGCGTGCATCATGAGGTTCATGACATGCCTCATCATCCACAGGCCACAGCTAATTACCATACCAGCCTTAAAGTTAACAGTACAGAGACAAGGCAGTCCATGTGGAAGCCAATCagaaaggagaggagaggagaggagaaatGAGCAATCATGGCCCTCCCTCTTTCTGGCATCTGCCACACAAAGTGCTGCTGCATCAGCGAGTGCAAAGCCAAAGCATGAGGTAAAATGGTTAAAACAGCTTGTACTGTGTCACTATGGGCTACGATGGCGCATGTAAGACAGGCAGATAGTACTAATGACACAAACACATGCACAAAAGCCTTTTTCCTTGTGGGATTCTTGCCTTGCCCCAGTGATGATAGGTAGATACAGACATAGCGCAGAGCGCTAGGAAAGCTgcagctgctgttgctgccatGCTGCCTCCTCCTGCCACCGCTCTACTGCAGCAGCGCCAGCGGCAGGGAAAGAGACCCAACAGATCACATGCATAGGGCTAGGAGGAAATGGATGAACTGCTACTAGTGAACTAGTCTGAGGCCATCATCCTATGTGAAGAGCTTGCTGCAGTTATATTTTAAAGCTTAAAAGTCTGCATTAAATCCATCCCTTTTGGTTGTTTTGAGGAAGGTCGGACGGCCAGCGGCAATGGCATGCAGCTCTTTCTCAGTTCCAAACAACACTTTAAAAAGAACAGGGGGTCAGGGTGAAAATAATAATGGGGGCTGGAGTTGGATGCACGGCATAAAAAAGAAGTTAGGGGAAGATATGCGACAGGCACCAATCACCATCAGCTTCCAGTGACAGtaaagaaagaaggaagacACGAAAGAAGGAAAGATGTTTACAACCCAAAAAGGATGGAAAGATAAAGATAGAGTGATGGACTCCTCTCCCCATCCATCATCCATTTATAATGTTCAGGAACAACATCTAGTGGTAGCAGCACTGCTTCTGAGCCCTGAATCCACACAGGAGGATCGAAGCAAAGCATCCATGCATAAACCAACAAGTAAAATAAAGCAATCAAGCTTGACCTACTGACAACTACAACATGAACTACGCCTACTGCAATGCAACAAAGAGGCTGGCTGACCTGCTGTCATGTTGCTGCACTCTCACAAGTCTAATTCTAAAGAAGCTCCGAGTGATCGAATTCTTGAAGCAAAAACCATTGACACCGTGTAGCAGAAGAGATGGAAAACCAACCAACACACCGTAGTACTAGCTCCAAATTTTGCTCCTCCTGGTTGCAATCGCCAATTCCTatgaagcagcagcaaatCAGCACCTGCaattgaaaataaataaatatcacATCAGGAATCGACCGAGCTCAGGAAAGGATCAGCAATGCAGCGTTGCAagcatcagaaattcagaattgTAGGCCATGAGAATCCTCACAGTGATGCAAGTGGTGGAGCTGATGCATGGCTGATGTTACGGGTACATGGTGGTTGGTGAAGTCATCTGTcccccgctgctgctgtcAGTGGTGGGAAGCCGAGGAGACTGACGGCGGCTtgtcgccattgccgccgtTGTGCTCCTCGTCGCCCTGTATCCTCGCGGGGATGCGGAATCCGGAGAAGCTGACGCCAGGAGCGAAACCGATAGCTGATATAGAAGGGTTCATGGCCCCTTGGTGGTTGTGCTGCTGCATcgggttgttgttgttgttgtcagcTTCGACGGACTCCGGCCATCCTCGGTCGGAGGGCTGGTTACTGGACTGAAGGGGTCCCCTCTGGAAGAAGAACTGGCTCTGGCCACTGAGCGCCGCCTGCATATGCGCCGCCTGCTGCGACACGTTGAATAAGTAGCTGCCTgtgctcccgccgccgcctgggtCGGGCACGCTCCACGGCACGATGCGCTGGCTCTGCGGCTGCTCGGTGGCCcacatggcgccgccgccgccaaatGATGAGTAAttggcggcgccggggaagagcGCCTGCTGCGGCGCGGTGCCGTTGCCGCCGTGGCCGTGCGagcggtgctgctgctgctcgtgttGGCCGTGGTCGTGGTGGTGGAACATGGGGTCGGGTAAAGGCTGCAGCGAGAGCCGGAGCTCTTGGCTCTGGCTGCCAGTGCGCGACAGGAGGTCCGGCGTGTAGCTCTGGAAACCAATGGCCGCGGACGAGTGCGAGCCTGCCGCCACGGTTGACGACGAGggctccccgccgcccgcggtTCCGCCCATGGGGAAGAAGGACTTGATCGTGTCCGCGATGGAGTCAGAGTCGAGCGACGGCGGGAGGAAGctgatgccgccgccgccggtgcctcctccccctccgccgccgccgccgccagaggcGAAGTCGAAGGACGCGTGCGCCGCGATGGTGATGGCCTGCGCCTGGTCGTCGGAGTTCTCGGCGGAGTCGTCGGGGTgcgtcgaggaggagggcggcgcggcaccGGCATTGCCGGGGCCGGGGGCGACGTTGGTGGGCTGCCAGGCGGGGAGCACGTCGAGGCTGTCGATGGCGTCCTTGGCGTTCTTGATGAGCCAGTCAACGGCCTTGCTGGGCCGGTCGTAGCCCAGCCGGTCCTGCACGTCGTAGAACTGGATGGCCGTGTGGGCCGAGAGCCGCACCCGCCGGTCGCGCGGCCCGCGGGCCGTGCACACCTTGCTGTGCCGGTCCTTGCGCCCCGTCGACCGCACAATGTGCCCTCCCTGCACCGCCACGAtctccccgccgcccccgccgcccctcACCCGCGTCCCGGGCGCCGCTGCAGCCGCCACAATCtccccgccgcctcgtcctcctcgcgcccgGGACTGCGACGCCGAGCTTGCGGGAGGCTGTGTCTGCATCGCCTGCGCCGTGAACTGGTGCATGTGGTGAACGCCGCCGAAGGAGAGGAGCTGCGTCTGGAgcccgtggtggtggtggccgccggGGTCGCCCATGGGCGCGAGAAGGGCATACTCGGCGGAGGAGCCCGGCTGCCTCAGGGACGGGGACGACGCTTGCAGGTGCGAGAGCTGGAAGACGGGGGCGGGAGGAGGGTCTTGGTCCTGCGCTTGTTGGTGGAGCTGGAGCAGCCGGTAGTGGTGGTGCTGatggttttgctgctgctcctcatCGGCTTCCtgctgcgcgccgccgccgccgcctcctcctcctacgccgccgccgccgccgccgtgaggAGCCCGGTGGTGGTGCCTCGGATCCAGATCCCCCGCCTGCTTCGCCTccgctactgctgctgctccaatGCGCGTCCATCCAGCTTGCCGGATCCCATAACTACGaccaagagaagaagaaacacaaATTATAAAACCATGGAAAGAATcatcgagaagaagaagaaggctggcTGCATGGGAGGGGGAGCAGCGGTGGGCAAGGGGACTGACCCAGGAGAGGAGTGGGGGACTGAACTAGAAGCAATCTGATGGATTGGACATCACATTTTAGcaggggggggcgggggggaggcaaagcttttctttcttttgctgcttctctcttctctctcttctttggTGTGCTGGTGTGGGAGCTTTGGAGAGCAGGGGCAGCAGAAGGGAGGCAGGAAAACAGGATGATAAGAGCAGGATTTGGGATTTAGTGAGGAGAGAGAAGCTTGCTTCATTGCTGCTGCCACGCTTCACTCTGCGAatgtgtttatttttcttttatttttctgcatgTGAGAGAGAGATTGATTGTTCTCTTGCTGAGTGAGACAgctgttttgttttctctttattttgaCTAAGGTTATTTCGTTGAGTcccaatttgttttattaaaaaattgtCTAGCTAAAATAGTGGTCTAAGGTTTTATTTGTTATTAACTGTGCACTTTATTAAGAAAAACTATGGATAGCTGGCAAAATGACATTGCCATGCTAAATAGTTAACCATCCATTGGAGTATTTTCTTATCATGGGCAAAAAGATGACGTACTGTACGGAGTACCATATTTTGCTACCAGTGCAAACATATTGCGTGACGAATTTGGGAGGCCCTGCTTGAGTGTCATGTTTTTGCAAAGTTTTCTAATATGGAGAGATTGTAGACAAGCCAAAGTTATGACATGACACCAATACCCCCATCCGTTTTTAAAAtaggcatttttttttccaaaaagtgAACCTTTGTCTTTGACCACGGTGACTTAAATTGGTTAGATGCATGTGTCACCATTTGTCATTATAATGCTTGCGCGTTTTCTAGATTGTTATTTGATCAACTAAATATGTAGTATTATATTGCATAAAATGTACTAACCAAATACTAGAATTGTCATCGAATGAAATTATGACCATTTTAATCATATTAATTTTTGGACATATACCTTAgttaaattgatgatctaAATACACGCACAGGCCTTATAAATCCGGACGAAGGACGTTGTATTTCAGGTATAATAAGTTACCTATGTAAAAAGGTAATGATCAAAATTGCATAGGGGAGACTTTGTAAAGTCAACAAGGACATACTTGAATCAATGAGAGCACTTACTAAGGTTTTGTGTTTTATTGTTTGATGTGCTAAGTGTAATTTCTTTTGACGAAACAACGTATAACATGGATTCGATTAATCAAGAGTATTTTGGAAGGACATATATGCCTGTGGTTCCGCATATTAGGCTCCTTTTTGACATGTCGAGAGATGCAGCCCGCATGTTTTGAAATGCTTGTGTTTTTAGATATTTTTGTCGTGTCTTGTCTGTATCCCCACCTTGCTAAAAGTggtactcccagtgattataAAAAATTTGGGCATCTATCGTCCTAATTTGGCCTAGATTCTGTCCCAGCGATAGTTTTTTTGGGCATGAACGCAAGATCTGGTCGTTCCTACTTCAGTTCAATGCCAAACTACATACTCGTAACCAATAGCTAGCTGGTACTACTTGGCTGTGAACAAAAACGCACAcctagtgttttttttctcttgtagCTAAGCCTTACTAACGAAAAGGGGACGTGGAAGCGGTGCGGGGtgcaaattaagatggcagagATTATCTGTTTGTGATACTTGATAGTTTTTGGCACTGGTCAAGTCAACTTGATAGAAATTTTAGAAATGAGAACTTTTCATATGGCAACGATGAGTCAGAActcaaattcttttttttagaaaagtcAGAACTCAAATTCTGGCtgccttctttctttctttctttctactCTCGCCCAATTTCTTTGGTGGCAGGCACCCACAGGATGCAGTCAATCAGCCATACCCATGGTTCGATTCTTTGATTACAACACTAAAGTCACTAAAATGGCAAGGTAAAATGAGAACGAATGTACCTGTAAAAGCGCAGCTGTTCCGTTTTTCCCTTGCGTCTTCCCAAGACTCGAGATCTGAATCCTTCTCGCTCTGCGTCTACGTGTGTGTGCAGTGAAGTGCCGTGCCTGTGGAGTGTGGACAGAGTGACACATGCAACTTTTGGCCTCATCCGGGGGCTGCCTTTAATCGCTTTGCCGAAAGGGACGCAGCCTTTCACCACCCAACGACGCATGGCCACTGATAAGATGCACTTGCGCAGTTGCAACAACACAACACGCACACTCCCACGGCCCCCAGGCCCTGCCCCCCTTAATCAGGACGTacgctcgcgcttctcctctCCAGCCACACAGGGACATTCTAGCTCgtgttaagaaaaaaaagtactcctaCTTACTGTACTGATGATATAGGGCTCTAATATAATGGAAGAACAACTGCCTTCCCACGTGAGATTATCTTGGGAGCTGTAAATATGCATTTAATCTTGGGAGTACT
The Brachypodium distachyon strain Bd21 chromosome 2, Brachypodium_distachyon_v3.0, whole genome shotgun sequence genome window above contains:
- the LOC100827760 gene encoding transcription factor PCF5; this encodes MGDPGGHHHHGLQTQLLSFGGVHHMHQFTAQAMQTQPPASSASQSRARGGRGGGEIVAAAAAPGTRVRGGGGGGEIVAVQGGHIVRSTGRKDRHSKVCTARGPRDRRVRLSAHTAIQFYDVQDRLGYDRPSKAVDWLIKNAKDAIDSLDVLPAWQPTNVAPGPGNAGAAPPSSSTHPDDSAENSDDQAQAITIAAHASFDFASGGGGGGGGGGTGGGGISFLPPSLDSDSIADTIKSFFPMGGTAGGGEPSSSTVAAGSHSSAAIGFQSYTPDLLSRTGSQSQELRLSLQPLPDPMFHHHDHGQHEQQQHRSHGHGGNGTAPQQALFPGAANYSSFGGGGAMWATEQPQSQRIVPWSVPDPGGGGSTGSYLFNVSQQAAHMQAALSGQSQFFFQRGPLQSSNQPSDRGWPESVEADNNNNNPMQQHNHQGAMNPSISAIGFAPGVSFSGFRIPARIQGDEEHNGGNGDKPPSVSSASHH